Proteins encoded in a region of the Mucispirillum schaedleri ASF457 genome:
- the rpsS gene encoding 30S ribosomal protein S19, whose protein sequence is MPRSLKKGPFIDAHIEKKVKEAKETNSKQVIKTWSRRSTIVPDMIGLTFAVHNGNKFIPVYVTENMVGHKLGEFSLTRTFRGHKKDDKKVKR, encoded by the coding sequence GTGCCAAGATCGCTTAAAAAAGGACCTTTTATAGACGCTCATATTGAAAAAAAGGTAAAAGAAGCTAAAGAAACTAACAGCAAACAAGTTATAAAAACTTGGTCACGCAGAAGCACTATCGTGCCAGATATGATAGGCTTAACATTTGCTGTTCATAATGGAAATAAATTTATCCCTGTCTATGTTACAGAAAACATGGTAGGTCATAAGTTAGGTGAATTTTCTTTGACTAGAACTTTTCGTGGTCATAAGAAAGATGATAAAAAGGTCAAAAGGTAA
- the rplV gene encoding 50S ribosomal protein L22, with amino-acid sequence MDVKAAEPSKAPVKNKRKNQRDLEPGVRAVAKFARVSTRRAREVAALVRGKQVEEAMAILKFTPRKAAAIIAKVIKSAMANAEENHGIRDVTRLKVGVLRIEMGPPMKRFTPRAYGRASLIRKPTTHIKVVLQEETEVK; translated from the coding sequence ATGGATGTTAAAGCAGCAGAACCATCAAAAGCACCTGTTAAAAACAAAAGAAAAAATCAAAGAGATTTAGAACCGGGTGTTAGGGCAGTAGCAAAGTTCGCTCGGGTATCCACACGAAGAGCCCGTGAAGTAGCAGCTCTTGTTAGAGGCAAACAAGTTGAGGAAGCTATGGCTATCCTTAAATTTACTCCACGCAAAGCAGCTGCTATTATTGCAAAAGTTATTAAATCAGCTATGGCAAATGCTGAAGAAAACCACGGTATTCGTGATGTGACCCGCTTAAAAGTAGGCGTACTTAGAATTGAAATGGGGCCACCTATGAAGAGGTTTACTCCTCGTGCATATGGTAGGGCATCTCTTATCCGTAAACCGACTACTCATATCAAAGTAGTTTTACAAGAAGAAACGGAGGTGAAATAG
- the rpsC gene encoding 30S ribosomal protein S3 has translation MGQKVNPNGFRLGVNKSWNSVWYSNKKEYSQNLIEDIRIRKYLRGRLNQAGIAQIGIERMSSKIRVTLNTSRPGIVIGKKGAEIEKLKSELKKFTSAEILLVIREVKKPELDATLVADSIAQQLIRRVAFRRAMKKAVLQTLKSGALGIKVMCGGRLAGADIARSEWYIKGRVPLQTLRAAIDYGTAEALTAYGIIGVKVWIFTGEILEDRSGKGAE, from the coding sequence GTGGGACAGAAGGTTAATCCTAATGGTTTCAGACTCGGTGTAAACAAAAGCTGGAATTCTGTATGGTATTCTAATAAAAAAGAATACAGCCAAAACTTAATTGAAGACATCAGAATTCGTAAGTATTTAAGGGGACGCTTAAATCAGGCAGGCATTGCACAAATTGGCATTGAGCGTATGAGTTCTAAAATCAGAGTGACTCTCAATACTAGCCGTCCGGGTATTGTTATTGGTAAAAAAGGTGCGGAAATTGAAAAGCTCAAAAGTGAGCTTAAAAAATTCACTTCAGCAGAAATATTACTTGTTATCCGTGAAGTGAAAAAACCTGAGCTTGATGCAACATTAGTTGCAGATTCTATTGCTCAGCAGCTTATTCGCCGTGTAGCTTTTAGAAGAGCTATGAAAAAAGCTGTTTTACAGACACTTAAATCTGGTGCATTAGGCATCAAAGTAATGTGTGGCGGAAGGCTTGCAGGTGCAGATATTGCACGCAGCGAATGGTATATTAAAGGACGCGTTCCTCTTCAAACTCTTCGTGCAGCTATTGATTATGGCACAGCAGAAGCTCTTACAGCCTATGGTATTATAGGTGTAAAAGTATGGATATTCACTGGTGAAATCCTTGAAGACAGAAGCGGCAAGGGGGCAGAATAA
- the rplP gene encoding 50S ribosomal protein L16 yields the protein MLMPKKTKYRKMFKGRIKGKAQKGNTVVYGDFGLVSEDKAKITSRQIEAARIAINRYLKRGGDVVIRIFPHKPITKRPAEVRMGKGKGPLEGYVAPIKEGTVLYEIGGVDEALAREAFRRAAHKLPVRCKVIAKAASEEVK from the coding sequence ATGTTAATGCCAAAGAAAACCAAATACCGCAAAATGTTTAAAGGCCGTATTAAAGGTAAAGCTCAAAAAGGTAATACTGTTGTATATGGTGATTTCGGTTTAGTAAGCGAAGATAAAGCAAAAATAACAAGCCGTCAAATTGAAGCGGCTCGTATCGCCATTAACCGTTACTTAAAGCGTGGTGGTGATGTAGTAATTAGAATATTTCCACACAAACCTATTACTAAACGACCAGCTGAAGTTCGTATGGGTAAAGGTAAAGGTCCTCTGGAAGGGTATGTTGCTCCTATTAAAGAGGGAACAGTTTTATATGAAATTGGTGGAGTAGATGAAGCATTAGCTAGAGAAGCTTTCCGCCGTGCAGCTCATAAACTGCCTGTTAGATGCAAAGTTATTGCAAAAGCAGCATCAGAAGAGGTGAAATAG
- the rpmC gene encoding 50S ribosomal protein L29 — translation MVKAAEIRELSTEELMKKEAELREDSFRLRFKLSTGELEDTSKIKQTRKDIARIKTILAERRKQEVANGK, via the coding sequence ATAGTGAAAGCAGCTGAAATTCGTGAATTAAGCACAGAAGAATTAATGAAAAAAGAAGCGGAACTGAGAGAAGATTCTTTCCGTCTCCGTTTTAAACTTTCTACAGGCGAGCTTGAAGATACATCTAAAATTAAACAAACTCGCAAGGATATTGCTCGTATTAAAACAATACTAGCTGAGCGTCGTAAGCAAGAGGTTGCAAATGGAAAGTAG
- the rpsQ gene encoding 30S ribosomal protein S17, translating to MESRGRRKVRRGIVVSDKMQKTVTVKVERQILHPMYKKFIKRSKTFFVHDEENTARVGDFVQIVETRPLSKNKRWRIESIITRSVESTGEETV from the coding sequence ATGGAAAGTAGAGGGCGTAGGAAAGTTCGCCGCGGCATAGTCGTAAGCGATAAAATGCAGAAGACAGTTACTGTTAAAGTAGAGCGTCAAATCCTGCATCCAATGTATAAAAAATTCATCAAACGCAGTAAAACTTTCTTTGTTCATGATGAAGAAAATACTGCAAGAGTAGGTGATTTTGTTCAAATAGTTGAAACAAGACCACTTAGTAAGAATAAACGCTGGAGAATCGAGAGCATCATTACCCGCTCTGTTGAGTCTACAGGCGAGGAGACTGTTTAA
- the rplN gene encoding 50S ribosomal protein L14, whose protein sequence is MIQVQSRMTVADNSGAREIMCIKVIGGSRKRYGKVGDIIVASVKEASPDSNIKKGAVVRAVVVRTAKEKRRADGTYIKFDDNAAVLLNKQNEPIGTRVFGPVARELRGKGFLKIVSMAPEVL, encoded by the coding sequence ATGATTCAAGTTCAATCTCGTATGACAGTTGCTGATAACTCTGGTGCGCGAGAAATCATGTGTATTAAAGTGATAGGTGGTTCTCGCAAACGCTATGGTAAAGTCGGCGACATTATAGTGGCAAGTGTAAAAGAAGCTAGCCCAGACAGTAATATTAAAAAAGGTGCGGTTGTTCGTGCTGTTGTTGTTCGCACAGCTAAAGAAAAACGCCGTGCAGACGGAACATATATTAAATTTGACGATAATGCAGCAGTTTTATTAAACAAACAAAATGAGCCAATAGGCACACGCGTTTTCGGTCCAGTTGCCAGAGAATTAAGGGGTAAAGGTTTCCTTAAAATAGTTTCTATGGCACCTGAAGTATTATAG
- the rplX gene encoding 50S ribosomal protein L24 has product MPIKYKLKKDDPVVVIAGKNKKTVSKIISLDKEKGQVVVENVNVVKRHTRPNQTNPDGGIVEKNMPFSISNVMYHCSNCKTGVRLGVKFLENGKKVRYCKKCNEVIDKA; this is encoded by the coding sequence ATGCCTATAAAATATAAACTTAAAAAAGATGATCCAGTTGTTGTTATAGCTGGTAAAAACAAAAAAACAGTATCTAAAATAATAAGTTTAGATAAAGAGAAAGGTCAAGTGGTTGTAGAGAATGTGAATGTTGTAAAACGCCACACTCGTCCTAACCAAACTAACCCGGATGGCGGTATAGTGGAAAAGAATATGCCGTTTTCCATCTCTAATGTAATGTATCATTGCAGTAATTGCAAAACAGGCGTTCGTTTAGGTGTTAAGTTTTTAGAAAACGGCAAAAAAGTTCGCTATTGCAAAAAATGTAATGAAGTTATTGATAAGGCATAG
- the rplE gene encoding 50S ribosomal protein L5 — translation MTELKEKYLKEVVPHMMKTFSYKNINQVPVIEKVVLNMGVGEAAANAKVLEHAINDMTKIAGQKPVVTRAKKSIAGFKIREGQAIGCKVTLRHNVMYEFLQRFFNIALARVRDFKGVSPKSFDGRGNYAVGVKEQIIFPEIDYDKIDKVRGLDVIITTTAKTDEEGRELLKALGMPFA, via the coding sequence ATGACTGAATTAAAAGAGAAGTATCTCAAAGAAGTTGTTCCCCACATGATGAAAACTTTTTCTTACAAAAACATTAATCAAGTGCCTGTAATTGAAAAAGTTGTTCTTAATATGGGTGTAGGTGAAGCAGCTGCAAATGCAAAAGTTCTTGAACATGCTATCAATGATATGACTAAAATAGCTGGTCAAAAACCAGTTGTTACAAGAGCTAAAAAATCAATAGCTGGTTTCAAAATCCGTGAAGGTCAGGCTATTGGTTGTAAAGTTACTTTGCGTCACAATGTTATGTATGAATTTTTACAAAGATTTTTCAATATAGCACTTGCACGCGTTCGTGACTTTAAAGGTGTAAGTCCAAAATCATTTGATGGCCGTGGCAACTATGCTGTGGGTGTTAAGGAACAAATTATCTTCCCGGAAATTGATTACGATAAAATAGATAAAGTACGCGGATTAGATGTAATTATTACTACGACGGCTAAAACCGATGAGGAAGGCAGGGAACTGCTTAAAGCTCTTGGTATGCCTTTCGCTTAA